The following coding sequences are from one Dromaius novaehollandiae isolate bDroNov1 chromosome 22, bDroNov1.hap1, whole genome shotgun sequence window:
- the LOC135330632 gene encoding proline-rich protein 36-like isoform X1, producing MASQAVGIHPVPLPAPLSSAPSFSFFPRGSVQCPIPLFSYSFLCPAPPSLLYSFHLCDNICVHLTGSLSLYPALHRPLPLPIPVPARCPSVRLPIRLPLSSAFLPVLLFAFPALCPPLQPSLSISIPLLSSSSIYLPPYPSFPLFCPISLSELPSLFFSLHLSGQLFVVLVLFPSLLLAPCPSLPVPAPLSGSPPFSVAPSPFLWPPRLPHFSLFCSPVLCAALPPSVWPSVPLFLFLCPVPRPWGRLSVPLFLSPSIHLPSSLPLFSFVLPPVPASRWRSVVPLRFVWCGGWREVVGARQRW from the coding sequence ATGGCGAGCCAGGCTGtcgggatccatccggttccgctccctgcccctctgtccagcgctccatccttctctttctttccccgtggctctgtccagtgccccatccctttgtttagctactcgttcctctgcccagctcccccatccctcttgtactctttccatctctgtgacaatatctgcgtccatctaactggctctctatcgctctatccagctcttcatcgtcctcttcctcttcctatcccagtacctgcccgctgtccttccgtgcggctccccatccgtctgccgctctcgtctgcctttctgcctgtacttctctttgccttcccagccctctgtccacccctccagccatctctctctatttccatccctctgctcagctcctcatccatctatttgcctccctatccctcttttcccctgttttgtcccatctctctgtctgaattgccctccctctttttctctctccacctttctggccagctcttcgtcgttctcgtcctcttcccatcgctcctactggctccctgtccctctcttcccgtcCCCGCTCCTCTctccggttctccccccttctctgttgCTCCCTCGCCATTCCTCTGGCCGCCTcgccttccccatttttctctcttctgctccccggtcctctgtgcagccctccctccatctgtgtggccctctgtccctctctttctcttcctttgtccagtgcccagaccctggggccggctctctgtccctctctttctttctccctccatccatctgccaagctctctgcccctcttttcttttgttctcccccctgtccccgcgtccaggtggaggtctgtcgttcctttgcgttttgtctggtgcggcgggtggCGAGAGGTGGTCGGCGCTCGGCAGAGATGGtga
- the LOC135330632 gene encoding uncharacterized protein LOC135330632 isoform X2 has product MRRELPGEFKCQQKGSPPGPDEEASATGRSAASLPDSRDAVLRASNSKGCSSALFVDFGDAVLRKHVPKPSRAVEGALSQLGALRRCAAGHGE; this is encoded by the exons ATGCGTCGAGAGCTTCCAGGAGAATTCAAATGCCAGCAGAAGGGTTCTCCGCCCGGTCCCGACGAGGAGGCTTCGGCCACAGGAAGGTCGGCAGCGTCCTTACCGGACTCGCGG gatgctgttctgagggccagcaactcgaagggatgcagctcggccctttttgttgactttggtgatgctgttttgaggaagcat gtgccgaagcccagtcgggcagtcgaaggagccttgtcacagctgggagctctgcggagatgcgcggctggccatggagagtga